One Candidatus Nitronauta litoralis genomic window, TTTTGCCAGCGGACTTTACTATTTTTTCTATCGCTTGTTCATTGGCAAGGTCACACCTGTGACCGCTCTTTTTGCGGCTTTCCTGACCCTGATGGGGCTCATGTTCCTTTTGTTCGCCATGATGTTCGACATGGAACAGAATCGGAACCTGAAAGGGGATTGAGCCAGCCCCTCCCAAATCGCCCGGGGACCTCAATATCTTATTGAATTATAAGGCTTTTAGTGTAAGATGATGGCATGCAATATTCCCATGATTTCATCGTTATTGGCAGCGGAATCGCTGGGCTCACCTACGCTCTTAAAATCTCCGAGTTCGGATCGGTAGCCCTCATTGCCAAGGATGCCCTGGAGGAAGGGGCAACCCGATATGCCCAGGGGGGGATCGCCTCCGTCATGGCTGATGATGATTCATCGGACCTCCATGTTTCAGATACCCTGGAAGCAGGACGCGGCCTGTGCAAGGAAGATGTGGTGCGCTGTATCATAAAAGAGGGGCCGGCTCATATACGAGACCTCATCGACCTGGGAGCCCGCTTTAATCGCAATCCAGACGACAGCTATGCCCTCGGAAAGGAAGGCGGACATTCCAAACGCCGCATTCTGCATGCCGGAGACCTCACCGGTTGGGAAATAGAGAGCACACTCATCCGGGCAGTCCGCTCTAAACCCAATATCGAAATTTTTACCCACCACATGGTGGTCGACTTCATCACCCGCGCCAATCTGGATCCGAAAATCACACCGGGTGAAAAGGACGATGAAGTTCTGGGACTGTACGCACTTTCGGAAGAGAGTGGTGAGGTCAATATATTTGTTGGCAAGGCAACCCTTCTTGCTACCGGAGGTGCCGGGAAAGTTTATCTCTATACGTCCAACCCGGACACCGCTTCGGGAGACGGGGTTTCCATTGCCTGGCGTGCCGGTGTAAAAATTGCCAACATGGAATTTTTCCAGTTTCATCCAACCTGTCTTTATCACCCGCAAGCCAAATCGTTTTTAATTTCCGAAGCAGTAAGAGGGGAGGGAGCGCAGCTCATCCTCAAGAACGGTAAAACGTTCATGGAAGATTATCATCCATTGGGTTGCCTGGCTCCGCGTGATGTGGTGGCGCGTGCCATTGATTACGAGATGAAAAAAAGCGGTGATGATTGTGTTTATCTGGACGTCACCCATCTCGAAGGCTACCGCATACGCGAACACTTTCCCAATATCTACAAAACTTGTCTGAAATTCGGATTCGATATGACCCGGGAACCACTGCCTGTGGTTCCGGCTGCGCATTACATGTGCGGTGGGGTTGTGGTCGATCTTAATGGACAAACGTCACTCGGCCGCCTGTTTGCATCTGGAGAAGTGTGTTACTCCGGTTTGCATGGGGCTAACCGGCTGGCATCCAATTCTCTTCTGGAAGGACTGGTCTTGTCGCATCGGGCTGCTGCCAAAGCCCGTGAATTTGCCAAGCCAGACGCCAGGTTGGAACAATTGCAAAAGGCAATCCCCGCCTGGGATAGCGGTCATGCGGTAGACAGCGATGAATTGGTCATCGTCTCGCATAACTGGGATGAAATTCGCCGTCTGATGTGGAATTACGTTGGCATCGTCCGCACAGACAAACGTTTGCGGCGGGCCAAAAGACGGATCGACTTGTTGATGGAAGAGATCACCGAATATTACTGGAATTTTAAAATCACACGAAACACGTTGGAACTGCGCAACATTGCTGTAGCGGCGCAGTTGATCATCGCCTGTGCTCTCGAGCGTAAGGAAAGCCGTGGACTTCATTACAACCTGGATTATCCAAAACTTCAGGAAGGACCAGCCGAAGATACACTGGTGCAGGAGTTCAAGTCACGAGTGATCGTTCAACCCGAACAACAACAGCAAAAAAGTAATGTAGAAAAACCTCACAATGCAAATTAGTGAAAGATGATTGTTTTCAAAAATTGAAACGATCTTTGATCAACCTGAAACACATACATAATCATGTCAGATCAAAAACCTGAACCAACACCGTCATCACTGGGACGTGATTTTACTGGATTACTCCTGCTGGGCTTTGCCCTGTTCACACTGGTGGCGTTGACTTCTTATTCGGCTGGAGACCCCTCTTTCAACACGTTCGCTTCCAACAAGATTGAAGCTAAAAATATGGGTGGGCGTGTGGGAGCCTATCTTGCAGATGGTCTGGCCCAGTTTCTGGGAGCCGGTGCCTTTTTCTTCCCATTCATCACAGCTTTAATGGGGTGGGCGGTCATCCGCGGTCAGGCTTTTCCGCGGTGGCGGGTGGTGTTGTTTTTCGGGACCCTGTTCATGATTTCCTTCTGTGCCTTATTGAATGTCCAGTATCCCGGTGATCCCTGGTTTGGCACTGCGGCACATGCAGGCGGTATGACCGGAGCTTATACAGGACCTCATCTGATCACCTGGCTCAATCCATCTGGAGCACTATTGGTACTCGGTGTTCTGTTATTCACCTGTACCCTCGCCATGTTGAATATTTCTGTTAATGCTCTGATTGACGGTACAGCGGGATTGTTTCGTCGTGGATTCACCGGGTTGGCCAATGGTGCCAAATCTGCGGGACAGGGTTTGAAGCAGGGCGCATTTGCAACCGGGTCGCGCTTCATGGAATGGCGTAATATTTTGCGTCAGGCCAAAGAGGAACGCACCCGCTCCAGGCGACAGAATGAAGAGCCCGTGATTGTGGCGCGGACACCGGAAATTTCAAGGCCCAAACCGGAAGTTAAACCTGCCAGGAAAAAGAAAGTCGAAACCCCTGAGCCTGATTTTCCGGTTCGTGAGGAGACTCTGGTGCCGGATGAAAATTCAAACTATCAGGTTCCCCCACTGGGTTTGTTAAACGACCCGGAAGATGTGATCGACACGGCACGGATGCGTGAAGAACTGTTGCACAATTCAGAGGTGCTTGAAAACAAACTGGCGGACTTTGGGATCGAAGGAAAAGTTGTGCAGGTGTTGCCGGGTCCGGTGATTACCTTATATGAATATGAGCCTGCTCCCGGTGTGAAGGTCAGTCGAATCCTTTCCCTGACCGACGATCTTTCATTGGCCATGAAAGCCCCCAGTGTGCGTATTCTCGCGCCGGTGCCGGGCAAATCAGTGGTGGGGATTGAACTTCCCAACCCGAATCGCGAGATTGTGACCATGAAAGAAATCATGCGGTCGGATGAATTCAAACACGCATCTTCTAAAATTGCGATGGTTCTTGGCAAGGACAACATTGGCAACCCGGTAGTGCAGGATCTGGCACAGGTGCCTCACCTCTTAATGGCGGGCTCCACCGGTTCGGGGAAATCGGTTGGTATCAATGCGATGATCTGTTCGATTCTGCTCAACGCTACACCGGATGAGGTCAAACTCATCATGATCGATCCCAAAATGCTGGAGCTTTCAATGTACGACGGAGTTCCTCATTTGATTGCGCCGGTAGTGACCAATCCCAAAAAAGCGGCGTCTGCATTGCAGTGGGCGGTCACCGAGATGGAAGCGCGGTATAAGGCAATGTCCGAGACCGGGGTTCGCAACATCAAGGCCTTCAACCAGATGGTTGAAAAAATGGAAAAGGAACGGGCGGAGCTGGAGGAAAAACAATCGCGGCAAGCCAAATATAAAAAGAAAATGGGACCGATCAAACCAGGTGAGCCTGAAGCTGAAAACCCTGAGGAAGTGACCGAGGAACCTCTACCCGAAGTTCCGGCAAGGTTGCCTTATGTTGTTATTATCATCGATGAATTGGCGGACCTCATGATGGTTGCGTCAAAGGGCGTTGAAGATTGTCTGACCCGTCTCGCACAAATGGCGCGGGCTGCCGGTATCCACCTGATTGTAGCGACCCAGCGTCCTTCGGTGGATGTGTTGACCGGGATCATCAAGGCCAATTTCCCCGCCAGGATTTCATATCAGGTCACCTCGCGTGTGGATTCCCGTACAATTTTAGACAGCATGGGTGCCGAAAAACTTTTGGGTAAGGGGGATATGCTGTTTCTGCCACCGGGAACCTCCCGTTTGAGACGCATTCATGGGGCCATGGTCAGCGATGAGGAAATCAATCGGTTGCTGGAATTCATCAAAAAGCAGAGTGTGAAGCCGGAATACAATGATGATGTATTCGAGCAGGCAGCTCTGGAGGAAGAGAAGAAGGTCGAGGAGGAACAGGAGTACGATGAGCTGTACGATCAGGCTCTGGCCATTGTTGCCAAAGAACGGCAGGCCTCAATATCGATGATACAAAGACGACTTCGAATTGGTTATAATAGAGCTGCACGCATTATCGAAACAATGGAGCGCGATGAGGTCGTTGGACCTTCCGACGGCGTAAAACCTCGCGAAGTTTATGTCAATCCGATCGCTTTGGAGTAGGATTACACTATTTTGTGTTGTTGGGCTCGCTGGAGTTGCTCTATTTTCCTGGCCTGTTCAGGCAAAAATGTATAAATGGAAAGATGATAAAGGCAAGACTCACTATACCGATAGCGTCTCCAAAATTCCCGCCAAGTATCGAAAAGGCAATCAACGAAAATTCAAAACCATGAGAAGCGCCCCAACCAACTTTTCGGGTGGTGGGGGAATGAGTTCGAGAGGTGGTTCAGGTTTCAGTATTGCCATTCCCAAAACCGGTGCTGAAGTGCCACTCATTCCCATGGGCAATGGTAACCATGCTGTGCAGGTCACGATAAACGGCAGCACCAACCTTCGTTTAATGCTCGACACCGGAGCTTCCATGATGGTACTGCATCCCTCCGTCGCTCCTCAACTGGGTATCCGCAACCTCGACAAACAGCCCAAGATTGTGGTCAACACGGCTGGGGGCAAAGAGATGAACGCAATTGGCGTGTTGAATTCCGTAAAGGTGGGGCAAGCGATGGTGCCTGATGTGGAAACCACCTTTAACTCACACATGGATCCTGCAGGCGGACTTCTGGGTATGACCTTTTTGAACGATTTTCGATTTGAGATCGACCGTCAGCAAAATCTGCTAATTTTGAAACCCCTGCGTGAAGGGGCGGGAGGTTCTTACGGTGACCGACCGTTGACCTGGTGGACCGAAAAATATAAGCATTATTTTTCAGGATTGAACCGTGCCAGTTATTTCAAGTCGCAGACAAAAATCCGCAAGGAAAGAGTGGAACAGCAAAGAATGGCCACATATTACCAGGATTTGATTGACCGACTTGATCGCAGGGCCAATCAGGCCAACCTTCCTTCCCAGTTCCGGGATCCCTTTGGCAACCGCAGCCAATAATCCTTTCTCGCTGAAATTCTAATGGCAAGAGAATCTCAGCCGACTTTTTTATCTGGCCTGGGCAATGCCCTGACCCAATCAGAAATTTCGAATCCCAATGCAGCATCTCCCGTTACGATTGCTTTGCTTGGGGCGAGTAATTTGTCGCGCGGATACTGGGCGCTCAGGCATTGCCTGTGTGCTAACCTGAGGCCGCGTCGGGTGAACGTTATTGCGGCACTCGGTCCAGGTCGGGGCTATGTGGCTCGCGGTGGTCTCTGGCCTATGATTTTTCAACCCATAAATGAATGTTCAGTTTTTGACACCATAAAAAAACAACATAAGGAAGGGGATAGCACCTTTGCTTTTTTAACGGACCTTGGCAACGATTTTCTTTTCAATGTTACGGGAGAAGAGTTGATCAATGTTTTGGATATCACCTTCAATCGTTTGGAAGAAAGTGGAACGAGGATTCTGGTGACACCCATTCATCCCATTCTCATGGAGGTTTTAACACCGGCTATCTACAAAATATTGCGAACCTGGTTGTATCCTAAAAGTCGGGTCTCATTCGAACAGGTGGTCGCAGGTATCGGGGCTGTAAATGATTTTTTGGTTGAAGCCGAGGAGGCGGGACGTATCAAAAGGGTTTTAGGACTAGACGACTTTCTTGGTTGGGATTATGTTCATTATGGATGGATGCAGGCAAATCGGGCCTGGACCCTTGCGGTGGAATCGATATGTTCCAGCATTGGCGAAACCTGTAACGTTACAATGACTCGCGAGCAGATGTTCACTTCCTATTTTGAAAACGGAGTGCGGCTTGCCGGTACCGAGATGCTGCGTTGGTACCCGCGCCGTACGGACCTTTTTTAATTACGCATGACGCTACTTCGTGCGACCTTACGGTTTCTTGGATTTCTTTTAACGCAGGCGGTGTTTATTGCACTCGCCGGGCTGCTTTGTCTCATCCTCCCTTTTGGGAAAAAATGGCGATGGAGATTGGCCGCCTATTGGGGGCGAGTCTGGGCACGCACTTGCTGCACTGTCTTGAATATACGTATCCGTCAGGAGGGAGTCGGTTTATCTAAAGGGCCAGTGTTGATGGTCTCGAACCATATAGGCATGCCCGACGTTTTCGTGATGGGTTCTTTATTCCCTGGTTTTTTTGTTGCGAAGCTGGATGTACGAAAATGGCCTCTAGTAGGATGGATGGCAGGAGTAGGGGGAGCAGTTTTTGTGGATCGCGACCGACGTCAATCCACTGGAGGTTTGGTTGACCAGATGGTGGTGAGGTTGGAAGAAGGCATTACCGTCCATCTTTTCCCCGAAGGAGGCGCGATGGATGGATCTGCCATTGCTCCCTTTAAAACACCACCCTTTGAAGCGGCACTCCGTGCCGAGGTTCCGGTTCAACCTGTAGTTTTGGAATACCACGATAACAACAAGCCCTCTGTAGCCTGCTGGCATGAGATCACTTTTACCCGGCATCTCCTCAATATCCTGAAAGCACCCCGGCTTGAGGTCACGGCGTGCATCCTCCCTACGGTTTCTGGTTTCGAGAAACGCCGCGAATTGGCGGAGGAGGTGCGAAAATCGATGATCTCCAGTGAACAGTAAAAATCAATATCTGGGTAGTTAAAATTTGTCTGCAGGACGATTAAATTCTGTTTTCCCCATTAAATGGTGCTGTATACTGGGCCTTCTTTTTTAAAATAAACAAATCCCTTTCTCTGGAAATGGTGGTATTCGCATGATTCATTCGTTCAAAGGTCAGGAACCCAAAATTCATTCTTCTGCAATGGTGATGGAAAGCGCACACGTAATTGGTGATGTGGAAATTGGTGAAGAGAGCAGTGTCTGGTTCAATGCTGTGGTGCGGGGTGATGTCAATTACATTCGGATTGGAAAACGCACCAATATCCAGGATGGTTGTGTTCTCCATGTGGCACGTCGAACCTTGCCTCTCATCATTGGCGATGAGGTGACCGTTGGGCACAATGCAACCCTGCATGCCTGCACAGTGGGGACACGGGTTCTGATCGGTATGGGGGCTACGGTTATGGATGGTGCAGAGATCGGTGACAATACCATTGTCGCGGCAGGTTCTCTTGTCACTCCCAACACCAAAATTCCGGAAGGCAGCATGGTGATGGGATCGCCCGCAAAGGTCAAGCGAGAGCTCACTGAAGAAGAGAAACGCAGCGTTCGCGATTCCGCTGCCCACTATGTGGGCGACATCGAAACATACATCGATTAACCTTCCCCTCCCACGCCCTTTATGAGTCACGAGCATGCAGTCATTGGCGGGAGTGGAGCCTACCATCTTTTGACCCGTGGCCTTCTGGGTGACGAGGTCGAATGTCGCATTATTGAAACGCCGTTTGGATCCAGCGCTCCCCTGCACCGTTTTGGAAACGGTGAAAATGCTTTCTGGTTTCTCTCACGTCATGGCGAGAAGGATTACTCCGTCACTGCCCCCTTTGTCAATTACCGCGCCAACATTTACGCACTAAAAGAATTGGAAGTCGGGCGTATTGTCGCCTGGTCGGGACCCGGCATCATCAACGACCGTTTCAGGCCAGGTGATTTTGTCATTCCTCATGATCTCATAGACGAAACCCGTCGTCGCGAGACAACATTTTTTAAAAACAAAGGCTGGGGATTCATCCGTCAGAAGGAACCATTCTGCCCGGAGGTTCGCTGGTCCCTGCACGAAGCCGTGCACAACCTCGGGCATCAGCATCACGAAGAAGGAGTGTATGTCTGCACAGAGGGACCGCGGTTGGAGACTCCTGCAGAGATCAGGAAGTATCGTATCGCTGGAGCCGACCTGGTGGGTATGACGTTAATCCCGGAGGCTTTTCTCGCACGCGAATTGGAGATGTGCTATGCGCCGGTATGTTATCTGACCAACTACGCGGAAGGTGTGGTTGAACGCGATTTTAAAACAGGCGAGTTATTCGAAGGCATGCAATCGGAAAAGGAAAAGACGGATGTTGATGAGGCTATCAGCCGGTTCCCTGCGATCCTGGCCAGAACGCTGGCTTTACTGATGGACCGGGACCGGGGATGCCATTGCGGAAGAGCCATGCAGCGCTATCGGGATAAGGGAATGATAGGCGAAGACTGGAAAAACTGGATAGGCGCCTAAAGGCTGTTTTTCCCAGGGAACATTAAGGAAAATAAAAGGAAGGAGCCGATTCGTTATAGACCAGCTCACGTTTCTGAAACTTTTGTAGCGCCGGACTCGGTGGGTTGGTGACGGGAATAAATATTCGTGCCGTTCCATCCTGGTAAATTTTCACCCAGTCTTTTCGATTTTCCAGATCTTTATTCAGGTAATGAGTCAGTATGATGTCGTGCGGATACATTGATAACATTTGATCCCAGTATTTCATTCCACGGTGGAAAATAAAATTTTGCAGGATCACATTATCTGGGTAAACCGTCCAATAACGCCCGTCGATGGAAACTTTCGAGTTTGGCAGTTTCCAGATCAGGTATTCCCCCCAATTGAAAGCCACCAGAACATTACCTCCCAGGTTGTTTTCCTTCATAAACCGCACAGCGTATACAGGAAATTGTTTTGCATCGACCATCATCTGAAATCGGGTGGGGCCGAGTTTAAAGATCACTGTACTTCCCTGCCAGACTATCAGGGCGACCAGGATTGTTGCCACGTAAACTGGTTTTACTTTTAAAAATACGCTTCCCGATTGTTTGAGCTTGTCCACCAGTATGTTGAGGCCGGTTGCGAAAACAGGGGTCAACAATATTCCTGCGATGAACGTGTGGCGCAGGTGTCGGAATCCAAAAAACACGGCGCAAACCACTAGAGCTATTTCCCAGGGACGTTTTTCTTTTTTCAAAAACAGTGTGATTATGGAAAACACAGCCATGACTTTGAAGGCCAGCAGCCCCGTGTTGGAACCGAGAAGTTCTACAGGTCGCCATTCTGAAATCATCCTGGGTTTGGGAATGGTCTGTACTAAAAACATCAGTAACTCGTGGCCATAAGGGTTGATCAGTAGGGCAATGCCTGACGCAACCAGACTGATGATGAGGTAAGAAGGAAGCTGCAACCCTTTGAGTTTGCATCGGAGAGATTCCACCACCACAACCATTCCCAGAATGGCGATACCCGCAACGGCCCCACCGTGGCAGTTGATCCACAGAATAATCATTGGAGGAATCCAGAAAACGCTGGTCTTTTGAATCTCGAAATGATTATAGATGAGAACCACCAGCGCTGCGGTGAATGCGTAAGTAAACAGGTAGGGGCGGGTGCCGTATCCAATTTCCAGAACATTGATGAGCAGGAAAAAGGTCAACCCATAGGCCAGCAGGCTGGTGAAATTCCGAAAGTACCATTGGGAAAGGATATGAATGATGAAAAGTCCGACCCCTATTTTCAGTACCATCAAACCGGTAGACCCCATCAAGGCAAACATCACATAAAATATTAATTCACTTAACCATTCATGATTGATCCATGAATGGCCCGGTGCGGTATACGAAAAAGGGTCGGTAGCAGCAAGGCTGCCGGTCTGGTAATGTTCCTGTCCAAACTTAAGATGTCCCCATAGGTCAACGTCGGCAAAATTGTAGGAGAAGGCATGGACTCCATAGACGAGGATAAGCAGTCGAATTAAAAATCGTGTATAAGAGGTCGGGGGCATATAACTTTTTGGAAAACCGTTATTGCAATTAATAACTGCGAAGTTACCATTCAGAATAGGGGTGGCAACAAAAAAACTCTAGTTTTTTATTTCATTGCAAAATGCCTGAACAAACAATATCCAAACAAATAGAGATCCCGTTAAAATAATATGATGAAAATTGTCGAAGTGATAGTGGATAGAAGTTATCAGGATATCACCCGTGAAGTGGTGGAAAAGCACGGCGCAGAAATTTTATGGGAAGACGAACAGGATGACCGTTGTACGTATCGTCTGCTCGTAGATTCGGCAATTCGACAGGCCTTTATTGATGAATTGCAGGATCATCTGCAGAGTAGCCCCAGAACCCTGATTCTGGTGACTCCTGTGGAGGCGGTGCTGCCTTCACCTAAAAAAATTCCAACGGACCCCGACAATAAAATTCGCTCAACGGGTACGCGCGAGGAACTGTACAGTGGGATTGAAAAAAATGCCGAACTTACAGGAACCTATCTGATTCTGGTCTTGTTATCCACCATCGTTGCCGCCATTGGCCTGGTCGAAGACAACGTTGCAGTGGTTATCGGAGCTATGGTGATTGCACCTTTACTGGGACCCAATATTGCACTTGCCCTGGCCGCGACATTGGGTGATGTCCCCTTGATGTTGAAGTCTTTAAGAACCTCACTGGCGGGACTGGGGCTGGCTTTGTTGTTGTCGGTATTGATAGGTTGGGTCCTTCCTGTTGATCTGACCAGCGAAGAGTTGATGTCGCGGACAGTCGTCAAACTGGATTCCATTGTGTTGGCACTGGCCTCGGGCGGCGCCGCTGTGTTGTCTCTCACTACCGGACTGCCAAGCGTATTGGTGGGAGTGATGGTTGCTGTTGCCCTATTGCCACCAACTGCTACTGTAGGCATGATGCTGGGCGGTGGGCATTATGAACTGGCAAGTAGCGCGGCTCTTTTGCTTGCAGTGAACGTGGTGGCTGTGAACCTGTCTGCAAAGGTAACCTTTCTGATGCGTGGGATCAGTCCAAGAACAAAGGATGAAAAACT contains:
- a CDS encoding 1-acyl-sn-glycerol-3-phosphate acyltransferase; its protein translation is MTLLRATLRFLGFLLTQAVFIALAGLLCLILPFGKKWRWRLAAYWGRVWARTCCTVLNIRIRQEGVGLSKGPVLMVSNHIGMPDVFVMGSLFPGFFVAKLDVRKWPLVGWMAGVGGAVFVDRDRRQSTGGLVDQMVVRLEEGITVHLFPEGGAMDGSAIAPFKTPPFEAALRAEVPVQPVVLEYHDNNKPSVACWHEITFTRHLLNILKAPRLEVTACILPTVSGFEKRRELAEEVRKSMISSEQ
- the nadB gene encoding L-aspartate oxidase, which encodes MQYSHDFIVIGSGIAGLTYALKISEFGSVALIAKDALEEGATRYAQGGIASVMADDDSSDLHVSDTLEAGRGLCKEDVVRCIIKEGPAHIRDLIDLGARFNRNPDDSYALGKEGGHSKRRILHAGDLTGWEIESTLIRAVRSKPNIEIFTHHMVVDFITRANLDPKITPGEKDDEVLGLYALSEESGEVNIFVGKATLLATGGAGKVYLYTSNPDTASGDGVSIAWRAGVKIANMEFFQFHPTCLYHPQAKSFLISEAVRGEGAQLILKNGKTFMEDYHPLGCLAPRDVVARAIDYEMKKSGDDCVYLDVTHLEGYRIREHFPNIYKTCLKFGFDMTREPLPVVPAAHYMCGGVVVDLNGQTSLGRLFASGEVCYSGLHGANRLASNSLLEGLVLSHRAAAKAREFAKPDARLEQLQKAIPAWDSGHAVDSDELVIVSHNWDEIRRLMWNYVGIVRTDKRLRRAKRRIDLLMEEITEYYWNFKITRNTLELRNIAVAAQLIIACALERKESRGLHYNLDYPKLQEGPAEDTLVQEFKSRVIVQPEQQQQKSNVEKPHNAN
- a CDS encoding MTAP family purine nucleoside phosphorylase — translated: MSHEHAVIGGSGAYHLLTRGLLGDEVECRIIETPFGSSAPLHRFGNGENAFWFLSRHGEKDYSVTAPFVNYRANIYALKELEVGRIVAWSGPGIINDRFRPGDFVIPHDLIDETRRRETTFFKNKGWGFIRQKEPFCPEVRWSLHEAVHNLGHQHHEEGVYVCTEGPRLETPAEIRKYRIAGADLVGMTLIPEAFLARELEMCYAPVCYLTNYAEGVVERDFKTGELFEGMQSEKEKTDVDEAISRFPAILARTLALLMDRDRGCHCGRAMQRYRDKGMIGEDWKNWIGA
- a CDS encoding TIGR02281 family clan AA aspartic protease; translated protein: MYKWKDDKGKTHYTDSVSKIPAKYRKGNQRKFKTMRSAPTNFSGGGGMSSRGGSGFSIAIPKTGAEVPLIPMGNGNHAVQVTINGSTNLRLMLDTGASMMVLHPSVAPQLGIRNLDKQPKIVVNTAGGKEMNAIGVLNSVKVGQAMVPDVETTFNSHMDPAGGLLGMTFLNDFRFEIDRQQNLLILKPLREGAGGSYGDRPLTWWTEKYKHYFSGLNRASYFKSQTKIRKERVEQQRMATYYQDLIDRLDRRANQANLPSQFRDPFGNRSQ
- a CDS encoding TIGR00341 family protein — encoded protein: MKIVEVIVDRSYQDITREVVEKHGAEILWEDEQDDRCTYRLLVDSAIRQAFIDELQDHLQSSPRTLILVTPVEAVLPSPKKIPTDPDNKIRSTGTREELYSGIEKNAELTGTYLILVLLSTIVAAIGLVEDNVAVVIGAMVIAPLLGPNIALALAATLGDVPLMLKSLRTSLAGLGLALLLSVLIGWVLPVDLTSEELMSRTVVKLDSIVLALASGGAAVLSLTTGLPSVLVGVMVAVALLPPTATVGMMLGGGHYELASSAALLLAVNVVAVNLSAKVTFLMRGISPRTKDEKLKARQSVEVSLVIWVVTLALLVGVILLKP
- a CDS encoding gamma carbonic anhydrase family protein — protein: MIHSFKGQEPKIHSSAMVMESAHVIGDVEIGEESSVWFNAVVRGDVNYIRIGKRTNIQDGCVLHVARRTLPLIIGDEVTVGHNATLHACTVGTRVLIGMGATVMDGAEIGDNTIVAAGSLVTPNTKIPEGSMVMGSPAKVKRELTEEEKRSVRDSAAHYVGDIETYID
- a CDS encoding DNA translocase FtsK; this encodes MSDQKPEPTPSSLGRDFTGLLLLGFALFTLVALTSYSAGDPSFNTFASNKIEAKNMGGRVGAYLADGLAQFLGAGAFFFPFITALMGWAVIRGQAFPRWRVVLFFGTLFMISFCALLNVQYPGDPWFGTAAHAGGMTGAYTGPHLITWLNPSGALLVLGVLLFTCTLAMLNISVNALIDGTAGLFRRGFTGLANGAKSAGQGLKQGAFATGSRFMEWRNILRQAKEERTRSRRQNEEPVIVARTPEISRPKPEVKPARKKKVETPEPDFPVREETLVPDENSNYQVPPLGLLNDPEDVIDTARMREELLHNSEVLENKLADFGIEGKVVQVLPGPVITLYEYEPAPGVKVSRILSLTDDLSLAMKAPSVRILAPVPGKSVVGIELPNPNREIVTMKEIMRSDEFKHASSKIAMVLGKDNIGNPVVQDLAQVPHLLMAGSTGSGKSVGINAMICSILLNATPDEVKLIMIDPKMLELSMYDGVPHLIAPVVTNPKKAASALQWAVTEMEARYKAMSETGVRNIKAFNQMVEKMEKERAELEEKQSRQAKYKKKMGPIKPGEPEAENPEEVTEEPLPEVPARLPYVVIIIDELADLMMVASKGVEDCLTRLAQMARAAGIHLIVATQRPSVDVLTGIIKANFPARISYQVTSRVDSRTILDSMGAEKLLGKGDMLFLPPGTSRLRRIHGAMVSDEEINRLLEFIKKQSVKPEYNDDVFEQAALEEEKKVEEEQEYDELYDQALAIVAKERQASISMIQRRLRIGYNRAARIIETMERDEVVGPSDGVKPREVYVNPIALE